TTTCACTTTCCATTTCAAACACAAACAGGATCTTTCCAACTTGAAATGAGACTCTTCAGTCATTAAAAGATGTCTAACcagggacaaaaaaacccaaactgtgTCCAGCCAAAAtgcatttgttatttttcctacCCTATTTATATCTCATGCTGTGGGATGTATGCAATTGACTGAATCCACATTTGTGCCTTGCATTCCTTCTCATATCTGAGAAGATGCAATGAATCATAAAAGGTTTCATTGTTGCAATGTTTTGTCATGGCATGTGTAATCAGCACAGACCCCATTAAAGAGGTTTTGGAGGATGagaagtttaaatatttaatgcttttctgCCTATgataagtttaataattaatgcTGCTTCTACCCTGGAAATGACAAATCACACAACAAGCATGcacaataaaagaaacaaacagggGTAATAGAGAGGAGAACCTTGCTTAGAAGGGAGTAATTAAAAATGCCTGTAGCCTACCTCAGGATCCCAAAGTACTTTGCTCCTGACCTCAAGAGCAGTTCTGTCTCTCTATTAAGCCACCGAATTTTGGGGGAATGCAGAAGAGAAGGGATAATTGCTAGCCTTTACCTTACACATGTGAGAAATAATACACAGGAGTGATGAGCCTAACAGTCTTGAAGACTTCTTCACccacaggagagaaaaggaagaatgtgAAATCTGTTGTCCCTTCATGTCCTGCACATGGGAGCCAGCCCTTGAGTTATTACAGAAACTTGTTACATGGCAGCCCAGGAGCAAGATCTGTGTCTGGTCTAAACAGCATCGTAGCTGCTCTAGCACCAAGCAGTATCTGCAAATACCAGTTCTTGACACCCtctgaataatttgttttataagaCACTACCACCAGCACATTTCTCTGGGTACATGCTCCTCCACATCCACTCCCACTGATGATCTGCAGGTATGTGTAACCTTCAACCCCCACTGACTTGCAGCTAAAAGATAATTTATCTCACGCACTGCCGTGCTGTAGCGCTGGACCACGCTTATGCAAATGCAACAGAATTAACACTGAAGGAAAGCACAAAGTATAACTGTAATAAAATCTTCTGTGATTCACTCAATCTAGACATGTTTTCAAATTAGTATCATTATAAGTCTGTCAGACAAATAGGGCAAGCACTTTGATATAGACATTGCCACTATATCCTTCTTTCAGGGTGGAATCCATTTTCCCTAAACCCAGGTCTGAGATAATCATATTGTGGGAGAAATAGGTATATCTAGAAAGTGACTCACCTTTAGAGACCCCTAAAACAGGTCAAGTTACTCATTCCCACCTCCTGAAATGAGAGTCCAGTGTGACTTTTTAAGGCTGAGAAGTAACACCCTGTAGATGTGTCAGTGCAGCCAGAGCATGGGCATTGCTGCTCAGTCCCTGTCAAGCTGCTGGAGCACTCCCTGACACCCTTCTGGCTCACACCTCCTTGTTGTCTCCTGAGAAATTCTCAAGCAGAGGATCATGCCCAACAGCTAATGTGGATGCAGCCACTCTGTTTTGGAGGTTATTGTAgttcatagaatggtttaggctggaagaaacattaaagatcatttagtccCAAAGCCTCTGCCATAGGCAGAGGCACTTTTCATGAaaccagattgctcaaagctccatccaacctgaccttgaacaccCAGGGAAGAGACATTCAGGACATCCACAGTTCCTCTAGGCAAACGCTTCCACTGCCTCACCACcatcaagtaaaaaaaaaatttccttgcatctaatctaaacctaccctaCTTCAGtttgaagaaattcctccttgtcctatcactacatgcccttgtaagaAGTCCCTCTCTGGCTTTCCTTTAGGCCCCTCTAGGTACTGGAAGTCATTACAGTTGAATATATCGGGTGTGGTCAGACTGCACCTGGCATCAGCGTCAGAGAAAGTGCCCTGGCACTGCAAGCTGGGAGAGGTATTGCCTTCAAGCAATAAGATCCAGGGGTTTTAACACATTAACACTTTGCcacaaaacaagtttttttttattctattcaCTGTCTAGTCTTCTTGAATATCCTGTCTTAGAGTGGGCTTTGAGAATTTAGTATGAAGAGACAAATGAGGCTTCTGACAGTAGACAACAAATCTTTGCTAAACTCAATCTTTTGCAATAAAACTAGGTTAGAGTAAAGAAGTGTTCACACATACTCTGGAAAACCAGGTCAGTCACATCAGTGACAGTCCACAGCCTTTTAAAACCATCTACatgcagaaaaacataaagatgTCACATCTTCTAAAGAACATGTCCCTTAATGTAATACCCTTCACCCACttatccaaatattttcttcttttctaatGGAGGTGCATAGCACAGTAGAGTGTCTCTGCAGCATAGCCACAGCCAAGGGATGCAGCTGGAACTCCCTGAAGCCTCTTCAGTGCTGCAATGATTTTTCCTGTCAAGGTCACAGCGTAGTGCTCACTCTGGCTTCTATACCCATTCTGACTTTTTTGACCTCAGGCAGCTAGTGCTGCTGTAATTTGATTGTGCATCAGGGCTTTTTAGCTCAGCTGAAGGGTAGAATCCTAAAAGCTTGCTCtgaacagcagaggaagaaactCCAAGGGGAGACTGGATCTGAGGTCTCAACACCAGGGAAGTATCTGTAATGAAGTCTTGCTGAGCTCTGGGTCTCACTTGGCTGCAGGGAGTTCCTTGGTGGTCACTGGCATACGAGAGTTCTTCAGTGCTCTGTTGCTTAACAGCAAGGTCCCCTGATACACAGCActtattgctgctgctgctgaggttaGTGCTGGCACTTTGCTGAGGGACACCTTCAGGACGAAGAAcagcctcttcttcctcttcagagAGAAGTGAGCAGGAGCCATCACTGGTCTGACAGATATTTGCTACTGGGCCATCCCCATTTTGAGGTggagaagagctgctgtgctggactGGGGGAGGATGTAGCATGCACTCCTTCTCTGTGCAGAGCTTTGCCAGCAGTTTGTTCTTTTGGTTTCTTGCTGTCATTCTCCGGAGAGCACAGATGAGATCTGCAAGGCTGAGCAGGAAGGACAGACTGCTGACCCCCCAGATGAAAATCATCATGATGGATTTCTCGGTGGGCCGGGAGATATAACAATCAACAGTGCTTGTGCAAGGTGAGTGGTAGCATGAAAAGCGGTCAggaacaaaaaatccaaaaagaaaGTATTGCACAGCTGCAAAGGCAACCTCAAGTAAGGTCCTAATAAAAAGATGAATGGTATATGCCCCTGAAAAATTAAGGACACTTAGGTTGTCTGCACCACAATCTACTCTACTGATGGCTGCACTTCTACAGATCTCCTTCACGTCTTTGTGGCTTGATAAACCCTTGTTCCCCTTGCACTCATTCACCAGACAGTGCATTCTCACCATGTGCATAGCTACCTTGTGCAAAACATAAATGCTGAATGCAGCATAAGGCAGCAGGATAGACACAGTCTGAATGAGCCAGAACCTAAAGTGAGATACGGGGGAGAACAAGTCATAGCAAACGTTGGAGCATCCTGGTTGCAGGGTGTTGCAGACAAAGCGCTCCTGCTCATCTTGGTAGAGGGGGTAGCCTGCCAACACCACCACTGCCATTCTCAGCAGAATTATCAACATCAGCCAGATCTTCCCTACAAGAGAAggaaaggtaagaaaaaagaGTCAGAGCCTGAGAAGGAAGGTAGGTCAAGCAGTGATTCTATACATGAGGCATTTGAAGAAATAGTCTCCCTTCTTATTAGCTTcatttgttggggttttttttttggaactgggactgaaaattcagtgaaaatgtgTAGTTGACATATTCCATAATCTTCATCTAAACTTGACAATGTAGGAGTTAAACACACTATAAGCCATGCCAACTGAAACATAATAAAAACACTCTgataaaaagagaacaaaactgaCTGAAGAATCCTGTTTcacttacattttttccttgttattgGATTCCTGCACCTGAACTTTGTCTTATTTCAATAATACAGATCAGGTAACACAGTATGAGACTCATCTAGACAGAAAAGATTGCTCCATGACATAGTATTTGTTCTTGGTCTTTGTCGTGACACTGTATGAAAAGTTCACTTTGGCCAACTAAATCTCTTCAGGTGTGTCTAGAATGCTATTTACTAGCAAGCCATTAattagttattatttttattagtagtAAATTTATTCCAAGTGTTCTACAAATACACATTTGTATGTGCAAATGTGCACCCCATTTCTCTCTGTTGCTTCTTTGGTTGCCCCATCTTGGCCATGATTTCCAACCTTCATTCATCCCAGTGAGAAGCTTTTCTCCACTCAGACCTAAAGTTCTCTTCTatcaaaccattctatgattccatgaaagTCTAAAATCTTTTTCTGGGCAGGATGGAAAGGCTTAAAGATACACTATTCTGCTGtcaaaagttaaaaatgcattCTGTACAAACACACATTCAACATCTGAAGTTAAGTTTAGCATTTgaatttctcatgtttttttttttttttaatcctgtcAGTAATTCCCTATAAAgttttgaaaaagtaatttaatttaataatccCTTacaagaaaagaggaaaaaaactgcttaaaaaaaaagacggggaaaaaaacaacataaaataattagaagattaattctgttttaaagaatAGTTAAGACAGGAATTGTAAACACaggcagagaaacagcaagACACAGTGACTGAAGAGAAGTATATTATACAGAATTAATGGCTGAGAAATGTACTGAAAGCTCAAGCCATTAATAGTGAATGCACATCTCACATGCACACAAAGTTTTGTGTGCAATCTGTGAAATAGCACCaataaaggcttttaaaaaatccagattcaaagcatttttctatAAACTATACAATTATTTATGGGTGTTTCCTTggagaattttcttctgtattttccatAAAGCTGTTTCCCAGTAGTTGGTGTGAATttaaaatatccaaatatttcCACAGCATCATGTGATACCTAATATTGTACTAAACATACAGTTCAAGTGCCCTCTAAACATTTGTGGCCAGTAGACTGATTATGGGCTAGAACAGTAAAACTGCACTCTGTAGTGGAAAAACGTGAAGAATATGTAAGGTTTATGAGAGAGCATCAGAcaaactgctgctcctggcaaaataatatattatcCAGCCATAAAAATTCAGGCctttcattttatctttaatCACCTGAGCTGTAGTGgtggttttgctgtgtttccagCTTCCTGTGTTTGCAGGCTTACTCACTTTTTGATAGTGTGGGTTAATAGGAAACACCAGCTCTACAGAATCTATCATCTTTAGCAAACCATGTTTCATCCTTAGGCagcagtttttttccctgtgaggacCTCAAAGTCTTTGACGCTCATTAGTTAATTAGGTTCAAAATACTACATGCTATTTcactattaatttttaattagaacaTGTACAACAGGGAGCACTGCTTAAGAAAAATCAATGGCTCCTTAGGAAGTAGTTTAGTGTGACATACATTTGAGAGATAACCCCTGCATGCATCCCCATCCCTAAAGACCCAATCTTGATTAAACATACAAGAACAAGCCTCTCCAGCAaccctgctggggctcagctggaTGCTCCCTGCAGTGCACAGCATAAACTACAGCAACTGCTGCAGGCAAAGAGTCTTTAAAGGGCCCTTGAAAGTTTTTCTCTGGCTCACACTTTGTTCAAAGTAGCCCATGAAAGAGGAACAGaatcttatttaaataatagGTGGGAGAAAAGTAAACAGCAGTTACTTAAGGAAAAGATATTGGcattttgctttggtttatttgggttttttttgtttttttttttttttaatgcaagtgATGCAtatttgtttacaaaaataAGGAATGAAAAGCAATAATTAACCACAACGGTAGTAACCACAAACTTTTTCCTGTAAAAGACAGTGGGTCTTCTGTCCTCttctttaactttttaatttgttactAAAGCTATTGCATACATTCTACCATTCACTTTATGTGGTATAAGTTCAGCATTacttctgtgtgtttttgcCATGATCCCTTCCTCCAGCTGACAGGAAGCCCTGTGATCAAGAAGACCCAAATCTGAAAACCTTGCCAGAATATTTTACTCAATGTTCAGGAAAAACCTATCACAGAGAGAGAAGTAATCTgtttaacaagaaaataaatacattaaccTCTTCTATCAGGGATCACGAAAACAACTTACTGTACAGATCCCAGAGCCATAGCCTGAAATGAAAGTTGGTTATCAGTAGGGCACTTGGGTGGCTTCAGGATATGaagcagcaaaagaaagaagagagctCTTTTAAAGTACTTACCTACAATAGTCACATTATAGTTGAGTGTGACTATCAGAAATCCCAGTGAGTCCCAGTGCTCCATGTTCGAACAGGCTCAAAACAGTTCCAGCTCCTGATGTCCTAACAGTTTTGTCATTTCCAAAGGAGATTAGACCTagacagggaaaaaagggggtaaaacaagggaagaaaaaaaaaagaggaaggaatttTTGCTAACAGTCATGGACAGAAATCAGGAACTCAGCCAAAACAATGTGttgaagaattattttgatgATTTGAACAGGACTATTAGTTTTGAATGTAGATCTTCTTCAGGCTTTAACACGTTGTCTTGCAGAAGCTCTAGCTTGTCAGATCCAATTGCTCCTACCTCAGTGTGGATCCTCTGTCCAGGCAACTGCAAGTGGACAAACAACAACAGGAGGGATCTCTGCCATTGTAGACTATTCTTACCCTCCTGGGCCATAGCAGCCTCCTGGCATTGCTGAGATACTTCAGTGGTGAAagacagggagaggagaaaaaatagctTAGACTGGGAAATAACAGACCTCTCTGTCTCCCCACAAGAATTGcagatggagaaggaaaggggaTAGAAAAGGATGATCATCCCTGTGTTTGAAAGGCAACTTCAGTTCAGGTCACTGGAAGCTATCCCATTGAAATTTCCCAAAACCACTTGGTTTCTAAATCAAAATCTCCTTGACAGAACACCATGGCCCTGTCAATCACAGCCAGACCAAACTCTCCTCTGTGTGCTGAGCCAGCCAGCAGGCTGAGCCTCCCTGCAGGCAAGATGAAAAACAGGgaagcttaaaaaataaaaatcctaagGGTGAGGCTGGTTTTCAAGATGCCACAggttgcttatttttaatttatgtcaGTCCTCTCGGCTGAAACCACTTGGTACTTCACTCAAACTGCTTGGAGATGACTAAAAAGATCTTAAGGGTGATTGACCAGCAATCTGACAcccagcagcccctcagcagTGGTGGAGGGAGCTCCCACTTGGAGCAGAATGCCTGTGGGGTCAGTGCTCCTTGTCCTGAACATCATGTTACTCTGTTGTACCCCAGGAAAAAGCAGGGTGAAAATAACACTGAGCTTTTCATTCCTTGCCTCATTTTTCACCCAGGTTACCTCAGGGAAAATAGTCTTCCAGCATCTTCCACCCACTGTCCAGCCAGTTCTGGGatgctgctctgtcccttttAATCTGTGCTGTGGCAAGGACAAACATACTGTGAAAACTTAGTCAGAAAATAGTAACAATCACTAGAAAAGCAGGTGAAGGAGTCTGTGTGTGATACAGTAAGGGAGAAAAGTGATTTCCTGACACCTGTGTGGTGCCAACAGCCCAGGCATaggctgggcactgcagccctgcttGTGTGCTTCAACCCATGACTGctcagaaggagctgcagggagatACTCCATGAACTGGGGGCactgcagctgggctgagctTTATGACTGATCACATCTGACCTGGGTAAAAGGTAAAACTAATAGTttcataaagtaaaatatacCTGCACAAAGACtttctccccagctctctgctcacAGGCTTTGCAATGCCCTGGCAGAACACACTGAGAGTCCTCTCTGTAGTAATCACCATCGTAAGGAAAGCTTAAAAGTGGGCTTTGAAAAGATGGCCCttcaaaatctgtttaaaaagatttttaattgcAGTAGTAAATGTGGAAATGTTATTGgtttcagaatttatttatgtaaaatatttgccaaactttcatttcttctggtaccaatttttatttatgatttgtCATGATGGTTTTAACTTcacttacacacac
The sequence above is drawn from the Parus major isolate Abel chromosome 2, Parus_major1.1, whole genome shotgun sequence genome and encodes:
- the GJD4 gene encoding gap junction delta-4 protein, which produces MEHWDSLGFLIVTLNYNVTIVGKIWLMLIILLRMAVVVLAGYPLYQDEQERFVCNTLQPGCSNVCYDLFSPVSHFRFWLIQTVSILLPYAAFSIYVLHKVAMHMVRMHCLVNECKGNKGLSSHKDVKEICRSAAISRVDCGADNLSVLNFSGAYTIHLFIRTLLEVAFAAVQYFLFGFFVPDRFSCYHSPCTSTVDCYISRPTEKSIMMIFIWGVSSLSFLLSLADLICALRRMTARNQKNKLLAKLCTEKECMLHPPPVQHSSSSPPQNGDGPVANICQTSDGSCSLLSEEEEEAVLRPEGVPQQSASTNLSSSSNKCCVSGDLAVKQQSTEELSYASDHQGTPCSQVRPRAQQDFITDTSLVLRPQIQSPLGVSSSAVQSKLLGFYPSAELKSPDAQSNYSSTSCLRSKKSEWV